The proteins below come from a single Deltaproteobacteria bacterium genomic window:
- a CDS encoding transketolase translates to MSISATTLEALRARAAHLRVHSMRATSEAGSGHPTSCLSAADIVAALFFSVMRYDPSNPRDPNGDRFVLSKGHAAPLLYAAWAEAGLFPIDRLLTLRRYDSELEGHPTPRFAGTVGATGSLGQGLSIGVGVALSGKYLDQRPYRVFVLMGDGETAEGSVWEAAAFAAYHKVDNLVAIIDVNAIGQSQRTMYEWDVESYRKRFEAFGWHAVSIDGHDMGAIVDALHAAEVVKGRPVAIIARTLKGKGVSFLENKDGWHGKPLKKGEELDRAIAEVRQSNGVDPGVADIRRPERASAAAAPARRTAMAAPTYKLGDEVATREAYGTALAKLGDVDPRIVVLDGDTKNSTFAERFLKAHPDHYFEGFIAEQNIIGAGVGFSACGKIPFVSSFACFLTRGFDHIRMAAISQANLKLGGSHCGVSIGEDGPSQMGLEDIAMMRAVPDSTVLYPSDAVSAERLVGTAAAIDGIVYLRLSRPKTPVLYESSEQFPIGGSKVLKASDADQATVVAAGVTLFEALKAYERLLAEGVRIRVIDAYSVKPIDRQGLLRAARATNNTLITVEDHYWDGGLGDAVLSALATEGVRVHKLAVAVVSRSGRPAELMAAHGIDADAIVAVVGEVIAAA, encoded by the coding sequence ATGAGTATTTCGGCCACCACATTGGAAGCTCTACGCGCGCGCGCAGCGCACCTGCGGGTCCACTCGATGCGCGCGACCTCCGAAGCCGGTTCGGGGCACCCGACCTCATGTCTGTCGGCCGCCGACATCGTCGCCGCACTGTTCTTCTCCGTAATGCGCTACGACCCAAGCAATCCGCGGGATCCGAACGGCGACCGCTTCGTTCTTTCGAAGGGTCACGCCGCACCGCTGCTCTATGCGGCATGGGCCGAAGCGGGTCTGTTTCCGATCGATCGGCTGCTCACGCTACGGCGCTACGACAGCGAATTGGAAGGACACCCGACGCCGCGCTTCGCCGGCACAGTCGGCGCCACGGGCTCGCTCGGGCAAGGCCTATCGATCGGCGTCGGCGTCGCGCTCAGCGGGAAGTATCTCGACCAGCGTCCGTACCGCGTCTTCGTCTTGATGGGCGATGGCGAAACCGCCGAAGGTTCAGTATGGGAGGCGGCCGCATTCGCCGCGTACCACAAGGTCGACAACCTGGTTGCGATCATCGACGTGAACGCCATCGGCCAGAGTCAACGCACGATGTACGAATGGGACGTCGAATCCTACCGCAAACGCTTTGAGGCGTTCGGCTGGCACGCGGTCAGCATCGACGGGCACGACATGGGCGCCATCGTCGACGCGCTGCACGCCGCCGAGGTTGTGAAAGGTCGGCCGGTCGCCATCATCGCGCGCACGCTCAAAGGCAAGGGCGTCTCGTTCCTCGAGAACAAGGATGGCTGGCATGGCAAGCCGCTCAAGAAGGGCGAAGAGCTCGATCGCGCGATTGCCGAAGTCCGGCAGAGCAACGGCGTCGACCCTGGCGTGGCGGACATCCGCCGCCCCGAGCGCGCGAGCGCGGCCGCCGCGCCTGCCCGCAGGACCGCGATGGCCGCACCGACCTACAAGCTCGGGGACGAAGTCGCCACGCGCGAAGCTTACGGCACCGCGCTGGCCAAGCTCGGCGATGTCGATCCCCGCATCGTTGTGCTCGATGGTGATACGAAGAACTCTACCTTCGCCGAGCGGTTTCTCAAGGCGCACCCGGATCACTACTTCGAGGGATTTATCGCTGAACAGAACATCATCGGGGCGGGCGTCGGTTTCTCGGCGTGCGGTAAGATTCCGTTTGTATCGAGCTTTGCCTGCTTTCTCACCCGCGGCTTTGATCACATCCGCATGGCCGCCATCTCGCAAGCCAATCTGAAACTGGGCGGCTCGCATTGCGGCGTGTCGATTGGCGAAGATGGTCCATCGCAGATGGGCCTCGAGGACATCGCGATGATGCGCGCGGTGCCGGACTCGACCGTATTGTACCCGTCGGACGCCGTCAGTGCGGAACGCCTGGTCGGCACGGCTGCTGCGATCGATGGTATCGTGTACTTGCGCCTCTCGCGTCCGAAGACGCCCGTGCTGTACGAAAGCTCCGAACAGTTTCCTATCGGCGGCTCGAAGGTGTTGAAGGCCAGCGATGCGGACCAGGCTACGGTCGTGGCTGCGGGTGTGACGCTATTCGAGGCGCTCAAGGCGTACGAGCGTCTGCTCGCTGAAGGCGTCCGCATCCGCGTGATCGATGCGTATTCGGTGAAGCCGATCGATCGCCAGGGACTGCTGCGGGCGGCGCGCGCGACCAACAATACCTTGATTACGGTTGAAGACCATTACTGGGACGGCGGACTTGGCGACGCCGTTCTAAGCGCGCTGGCTACCGAAGGGGTCCGCGTTCACAAGCTCGCGGTTGCGGTGGTCTCGCGCTCTGGCCGGCCAGCCGAGCTGATGGCCGCGCATGGCATCGACGCCGATGCGATCGTTGCCGTCGTCGGCGAAGTGATCGCCGCCGCCTGA
- the trmB gene encoding tRNA (guanosine(46)-N7)-methyltransferase TrmB, with protein MKPDQFWTVIFGCSAPVEIEIGAGRGAFLFAAATAVPAHNFLAIEHSATRAARLTRDSGQRALVNVRVLHADAGCVVEQLVPDNSVAAYHIYFPDPWWKRKHYKRRLFTPSFVAALGRSLAPGGRVYVATDVERYFQEIVGLLGERLQPDEAPRPHAIVTRFEQKALVRGATTHAAVFRKAMA; from the coding sequence GTGAAGCCTGACCAGTTCTGGACGGTGATCTTCGGATGCTCGGCGCCCGTCGAGATCGAGATCGGCGCCGGCCGCGGCGCATTTCTGTTCGCTGCCGCCACCGCAGTGCCTGCGCACAACTTCCTCGCCATCGAACACTCCGCTACCCGAGCCGCCAGGCTGACGCGTGACAGTGGGCAGCGCGCCCTGGTGAACGTGCGCGTACTCCATGCGGACGCAGGATGCGTCGTCGAGCAGCTCGTTCCCGACAACTCGGTCGCGGCCTATCACATCTACTTTCCCGATCCGTGGTGGAAGCGGAAACACTACAAGCGCCGCTTGTTCACGCCGTCCTTCGTCGCAGCACTCGGACGCAGCCTCGCGCCCGGCGGACGCGTGTACGTCGCCACCGATGTTGAGCGCTACTTCCAGGAGATCGTCGGTTTGTTGGGCGAGCGACTCCAGCCCGACGAGGCACCACGACCGCACGCGATCGTCACCCGTTTCGAACAGAAGGCATTGGTGCGCGGCGCAACGACGCACGCTGCGGTGTTTCGCAAGGCGATGGCGTAG
- a CDS encoding SDR family oxidoreductase, with translation MELRDAIAVVTGGARRLGRATVVALARSGCHVVVNHHQSPEAAADTVREAQALGVRAEAFRADVRERDRAHALIDFAIATFGRLDLLVANAGVFRRTPMADVTSDDWDDMMRSNLDTLFYCAQRAAPHLRERRGAIVAFADVAAIRPWVDYIPYSIAKSCVVALVRDLARELAPQVRVNAIAPGPVLFPDGFDPALRQREIDRTLLRRAGTAQDIADAVLFLARSDYITGVVLPVDGGRLLYRREA, from the coding sequence ATGGAACTACGTGACGCGATCGCCGTCGTAACTGGTGGCGCCCGACGCCTAGGGCGGGCGACGGTGGTTGCTCTCGCCCGCTCGGGGTGTCACGTCGTCGTCAACCACCATCAGTCCCCGGAAGCAGCGGCCGATACCGTCCGTGAAGCGCAAGCCTTGGGCGTACGCGCGGAAGCGTTTCGTGCCGACGTTCGAGAGCGTGACCGCGCCCACGCGTTGATCGACTTCGCTATCGCGACGTTCGGTCGTCTTGATCTGCTGGTTGCCAACGCGGGAGTATTCCGGCGCACGCCCATGGCTGATGTAACCAGCGACGACTGGGACGATATGATGCGGAGCAACCTCGACACACTTTTTTACTGCGCGCAGCGAGCGGCGCCACATTTGCGCGAGCGCCGCGGTGCCATCGTCGCATTCGCCGATGTCGCCGCCATCCGCCCCTGGGTGGACTATATCCCCTACTCCATCGCCAAGAGCTGCGTCGTTGCGTTGGTCCGTGATCTCGCCCGGGAGCTGGCGCCGCAGGTGCGCGTGAATGCGATTGCGCCCGGCCCGGTGTTGTTTCCGGATGGCTTCGATCCGGCGCTGCGGCAGCGCGAGATCGACCGCACCCTGTTGCGGCGCGCGGGCACGGCGCAGGACATCGCCGACGCGGTGCTGTTCCTCGCGCGATCCGACTACATCACCGGCGTGGTGCTCCCGGTCGACGGCGGCCGCCTCCTGTATCGCCGTGAAGCCTGA
- a CDS encoding NADP-dependent malic enzyme, whose amino-acid sequence MEDLARESVALHAQIHGKLEVKSKVELKTRKDLSLAYTPGVAQVCLEIAKDPAKVFDLTIKRNTVAVVSDGSAILGIGNLGAAAALPVMEGKAVLFKEFANVDAFPICLDTQDVDEIVRVVRAIAPVFGGINLEDISAPRCFDVEARLQDLGIPVFHDDQHGTAIVVLAALLNALKVTNRKLSDCTIVFSGSGASAIACARLIQHCGQEPGDIILCDSKGIVHAGRTDLNPHKREMAAHTNRRGLAGGLSDALRGAHVFIGLSQANIVTPEMVRTMHPHPIIFAMANPTPEILPDAARAGGAVVVGTGRSDFPNQINNVLAFPGVFRGALDACATAVNEDMKLAAAHALASYVIEPTPERVLPDPLDKKVAYQVGTAVADAARRTGVCRR is encoded by the coding sequence ATGGAAGATCTCGCTCGCGAGTCGGTGGCGCTGCACGCCCAGATCCACGGCAAGTTGGAGGTGAAGAGCAAGGTTGAGCTCAAGACGCGTAAGGACTTGAGCCTGGCGTACACCCCCGGCGTGGCGCAGGTCTGCCTTGAGATCGCCAAGGATCCGGCAAAGGTCTTCGACCTCACGATCAAGCGCAACACCGTCGCCGTGGTCTCCGACGGCTCGGCCATTCTCGGCATCGGCAACCTCGGCGCTGCGGCCGCGTTGCCGGTGATGGAAGGCAAAGCGGTGCTGTTCAAAGAGTTCGCCAACGTCGACGCCTTCCCGATTTGCCTCGACACGCAGGACGTCGACGAAATCGTGCGCGTCGTACGCGCGATTGCGCCGGTATTCGGTGGCATCAACTTGGAGGACATCTCGGCACCGCGCTGCTTCGATGTCGAAGCGCGGCTGCAGGATCTCGGCATTCCCGTGTTCCATGACGATCAGCACGGCACCGCGATCGTCGTGCTCGCCGCGCTGCTCAACGCGTTGAAGGTCACCAATCGCAAGTTGAGTGACTGCACCATCGTCTTCAGCGGCAGTGGCGCCTCGGCGATCGCTTGTGCGCGCTTGATCCAGCACTGCGGCCAGGAGCCCGGCGACATCATCCTGTGCGACTCGAAAGGCATCGTGCACGCGGGCCGCACGGATCTCAACCCGCACAAGCGCGAGATGGCCGCGCACACCAATCGCCGCGGTCTCGCCGGTGGTCTCAGCGACGCATTGCGCGGAGCGCACGTCTTCATTGGCTTGTCGCAAGCGAATATAGTCACGCCCGAGATGGTGCGCACGATGCACCCGCATCCCATCATCTTCGCGATGGCCAACCCGACGCCGGAGATCCTGCCCGATGCCGCTCGCGCCGGCGGCGCCGTGGTCGTCGGCACTGGCCGCAGCGACTTCCCAAACCAGATTAACAACGTTCTCGCCTTCCCCGGCGTCTTTCGCGGCGCCCTCGACGCGTGCGCGACGGCGGTCAATGAGGACATGAAGCTGGCGGCCGCGCACGCGCTCGCGAGTTACGTCATCGAACCCACGCCCGAGCGCGTGTTGCCCGATCCGCTCGACAAGAAGGTCGCCTATCAGGTCGGCACGGCGGTCGCGGATGCCGCGCGCCGCACCGGCGTCTGCCGGCGTTAG
- a CDS encoding thiolase domain-containing protein (Catalyzes the synthesis of acetoacetyl coenzyme A from two molecules of acetyl coenzyme A. It can also act as a thiolase, catalyzing the reverse reaction and generating two-carbon units from the four-carbon product of fatty acid oxidation) gives MATPIYVLGGYQTDFARNWNKESKHIVALMREAVLGGLEDTAIEANEVEVGHVGNFAAELYAMQGHLGAFLVDIDPEFSGLPTARHEAACASGSIAILAASAEIEAGRYDLAMVVGVEQMKTVDPAKGGDFLGTAAWYEREAKGIEFPFPKLFGKLGDEYDKRFGLKDEHLAHISAVNYSNAKRNPLAQTRNWYMTEDHARSQDKFNSIIGGRIKVSDCSQVTDGAVSLFLASEQYATVYAKRRGIALGSIPRLLGWGHHTAPIEFTAKVAESKNNPYVLPHTRQTILDAFKRAGVAQCWDVDAIETHDCFTTSEYMAIDHFGLTKPGESWKAIEDGTIEMGGKLPINPSGGLIGCGHPVGATGTRQVLDAYRQITGQCGDYQVEGAKKIATLNIGGSGTTSVAFVVG, from the coding sequence ATGGCAACGCCCATCTATGTGCTCGGCGGATATCAGACCGACTTCGCCCGCAATTGGAACAAGGAGAGCAAGCACATCGTCGCCCTAATGCGCGAGGCGGTACTCGGTGGTCTGGAAGACACGGCCATCGAGGCGAATGAGGTCGAAGTCGGCCACGTTGGCAACTTCGCCGCCGAACTCTACGCGATGCAGGGGCACCTTGGCGCCTTCCTCGTCGACATCGATCCGGAGTTCTCCGGTCTGCCCACGGCGCGCCACGAAGCCGCATGCGCGTCGGGCAGTATCGCGATTCTCGCTGCCTCGGCGGAGATCGAAGCGGGGCGCTACGATCTCGCCATGGTTGTCGGCGTCGAGCAGATGAAGACCGTTGACCCCGCCAAGGGTGGCGACTTCCTCGGTACCGCTGCGTGGTACGAACGCGAAGCCAAGGGCATCGAGTTTCCGTTTCCGAAACTCTTCGGCAAGCTTGGCGACGAGTACGACAAGCGCTTCGGGTTGAAGGACGAGCACCTCGCCCACATCTCGGCGGTGAACTACTCCAACGCCAAGCGCAACCCGCTGGCGCAGACGCGCAACTGGTACATGACCGAAGACCACGCGCGCTCGCAGGACAAGTTCAACAGCATCATTGGCGGCCGCATCAAGGTGTCCGACTGCTCACAGGTCACCGACGGCGCGGTGAGTTTATTCCTCGCCTCCGAGCAGTACGCGACGGTGTACGCCAAGCGTCGAGGCATTGCGCTGGGCTCCATTCCGCGCCTGCTGGGGTGGGGTCATCACACCGCTCCGATCGAATTCACCGCGAAAGTCGCCGAGAGCAAGAACAATCCGTACGTCCTGCCGCATACTCGTCAGACGATTCTCGACGCCTTCAAGCGCGCGGGCGTCGCGCAGTGCTGGGACGTCGATGCGATCGAGACGCACGACTGCTTCACGACCTCGGAGTACATGGCCATCGATCATTTCGGTCTGACCAAGCCGGGCGAGTCGTGGAAGGCGATTGAAGACGGCACCATCGAGATGGGCGGCAAGTTGCCGATCAATCCGAGCGGTGGCCTGATCGGCTGTGGTCATCCGGTCGGCGCCACCGGCACGCGCCAGGTGCTCGACGCGTACCGGCAGATCACCGGTCAGTGCGGCGACTACCAGGTCGAAGGCGCCAAGAAGATCGCTACCTTGAACATCGGCGGGAGCGGTACCACCAGCGTCGCGTTCGTCGTCGGCTAA
- a CDS encoding ribbon-helix-helix protein, CopG family — translation MNETQKTTIYLDSADYQRLKAMARRQGRKPAELVREAVAAYARRGTRVPRSLGAGRSGKGNLSERAEVLLKGMGRAR, via the coding sequence ATGAATGAGACGCAAAAGACCACGATCTATCTCGATAGCGCGGACTATCAGCGACTCAAGGCGATGGCGCGGCGGCAGGGGCGCAAGCCCGCCGAGCTCGTGCGCGAAGCCGTCGCCGCGTATGCCCGGCGGGGCACTCGCGTGCCGCGCAGCCTCGGTGCCGGCCGCAGCGGCAAAGGCAATCTCAGCGAGCGCGCCGAGGTTCTGCTGAAGGGAATGGGCCGCGCCCGATGA
- a CDS encoding PIN domain-containing protein produces the protein MIVADTGAIIALLDGDDHHHEVMRALFEEQPARWLLPWAILPEVDYLAHTHLGQRVAEAFLADVAGGSFVMEWGNDADIDRAYELNKRYRALQLGLVDGIVMAIAERRHAEAIATLDLRHFSAVSLRGKLKLLPRDL, from the coding sequence ATGATCGTGGCCGATACGGGTGCGATCATTGCGTTGCTGGATGGCGATGACCATCACCATGAGGTGATGCGTGCGCTATTCGAGGAACAACCCGCTCGTTGGCTGCTGCCTTGGGCGATCCTACCCGAGGTCGACTACCTCGCCCATACGCACTTGGGCCAACGCGTCGCGGAGGCGTTTCTCGCAGACGTCGCGGGTGGTTCGTTCGTGATGGAGTGGGGAAACGACGCCGACATCGATCGCGCCTACGAGCTGAATAAGCGATATCGCGCGCTCCAGTTGGGACTCGTTGATGGGATCGTGATGGCGATCGCAGAGCGACGACATGCAGAGGCAATCGCGACGCTCGATCTGCGCCACTTCAGTGCAGTGTCGCTACGCGGCAAATTAAAGCTGCTTCCGCGCGATCTCTAA
- a CDS encoding 3-hydroxyacyl-CoA dehydrogenase family protein, translating into MIDIKRVVILGANGTMGAGSAETFAAGGCDVVLLARATERAREGLIGAQNMAKSVRIADRMSVGTYDGDFDEAVSKADLIFEALAEDIELKKGFFERVDKHRRPDSIVATVSSGLSIAAMAAPRSDSFKQHFLGIHLFNPPNVIVGTEVIPHTGTDPALVPAVVEMLERRFGRVVTVCRDMPAFAGNRVGFKVLNEVAQLAAKHGVAFVDYLIGPYTGRAMPPLATVDLVGWDVHKAIVDNVHALTNDEGHDAFALPTYMAELIDEGHLGNKTPERGGFYRRTKEGGKTINLVLDPSSGGYKDPTDVKVKPLAFVEKMRELHRIGCYVDAFKHFLTAEGAEADIARKVVFGYVSYALNRVGATEVVDQPRDVDRIMGFGFNWAPPTVLADVIGVKETIKAIERCGLSVPTVLTQAKAGARLFREPNINVGRFFAA; encoded by the coding sequence ATGATTGACATCAAACGTGTGGTGATTCTCGGTGCCAACGGCACTATGGGCGCGGGCAGCGCCGAAACCTTTGCCGCTGGCGGGTGCGACGTCGTGTTGCTCGCGCGCGCCACCGAGCGCGCCCGCGAGGGGCTCATCGGTGCGCAGAACATGGCCAAGTCGGTCCGCATCGCCGATCGCATGTCGGTCGGCACTTACGATGGGGACTTCGACGAAGCGGTCAGCAAGGCCGACCTGATCTTCGAAGCCCTTGCTGAGGACATCGAATTGAAGAAGGGCTTCTTCGAGCGGGTCGACAAGCATCGCCGTCCGGACTCGATTGTCGCCACGGTTTCTTCCGGTCTCTCGATCGCCGCGATGGCAGCGCCGCGCAGCGATAGCTTCAAGCAGCATTTCCTCGGCATCCATCTATTCAATCCACCCAACGTGATCGTCGGCACCGAAGTCATTCCACACACCGGCACTGATCCCGCGCTCGTCCCTGCCGTCGTTGAGATGTTGGAGAGGCGCTTCGGACGCGTCGTCACGGTTTGCCGCGACATGCCGGCGTTTGCCGGCAATCGCGTTGGCTTCAAGGTGCTGAACGAAGTCGCGCAGCTCGCCGCCAAGCACGGCGTTGCTTTCGTGGATTACCTGATTGGTCCATACACCGGTCGAGCGATGCCACCGCTCGCGACTGTCGACTTGGTCGGTTGGGACGTCCACAAGGCGATCGTCGACAACGTCCATGCGCTGACCAACGACGAAGGGCACGACGCGTTCGCGCTGCCCACCTACATGGCCGAGTTGATCGACGAAGGACATCTCGGCAACAAGACGCCGGAGCGCGGCGGCTTCTACCGCCGCACCAAAGAGGGTGGCAAGACCATCAATCTGGTGCTCGACCCGAGCAGTGGCGGCTACAAGGATCCCACCGACGTCAAAGTGAAGCCGCTCGCGTTCGTCGAGAAGATGCGCGAGCTTCACCGCATCGGCTGTTACGTCGACGCGTTCAAGCATTTCCTCACAGCCGAGGGCGCTGAGGCCGACATCGCCCGCAAGGTCGTCTTTGGCTACGTGAGCTATGCGCTCAACCGCGTCGGGGCCACCGAGGTCGTCGACCAGCCGCGCGACGTCGACCGCATCATGGGATTCGGTTTCAACTGGGCGCCGCCCACCGTACTCGCCGATGTCATCGGCGTGAAGGAGACGATCAAAGCGATAGAGCGCTGTGGCCTCAGCGTCCCAACCGTCCTCACGCAAGCGAAGGCCGGCGCACGCTTGTTCCGCGAGCCGAACATCAACGTCGGTCGATTCTTCGCGGCGTAG
- a CDS encoding PaaI family thioesterase, with product MADLAPLTALNRAIRDNDVAEVTRQLSGEPALRAIECAPGVSRWEWDVTESRLINPFGLVRGGCLSIVADAAMSSAIGSVLDDGELATTAELKISFLRAAKPGLLRAEGRVVQKGRRLAFLETQIRDARGELVATVTSTWTVMRAD from the coding sequence ATGGCCGACCTCGCTCCGCTCACCGCGCTCAATCGCGCCATTCGCGACAACGACGTCGCTGAAGTCACGCGCCAGCTCAGCGGCGAACCCGCTCTGCGCGCTATCGAGTGTGCGCCCGGCGTGAGTCGATGGGAATGGGACGTGACGGAGTCGCGGCTGATCAATCCGTTCGGTTTGGTGCGCGGCGGCTGTCTGTCGATCGTCGCCGATGCAGCGATGTCGTCCGCCATCGGCTCGGTGCTCGATGACGGCGAACTGGCCACCACCGCCGAGTTGAAGATTTCCTTTTTGCGCGCCGCCAAGCCAGGGCTACTCCGCGCTGAAGGGCGCGTCGTGCAGAAGGGCCGGCGCCTCGCCTTTCTGGAAACACAGATCCGCGACGCGAGGGGCGAACTAGTCGCCACGGTGACGAGCACGTGGACGGTCATGCGCGCCGATTGA